CCGTTCACTTTTGTTTTGCAGAATATAACTCGTACACCACACGTGAACGAGTAAAGGGGCTGTGCCGACAGCCCCTTTACAATCCCAGCGGCCCCAGAAGAAACCGGTGCTTCGCACTGCGTTCACCTGCGTTCCGCGCTGACTGCGGCGTCGCGACTCGACATCCCTGTCTCTACGCGTTTCAGTCCGCCATCCGTGGCGGCCTGGCCTTGTCAGTCGGACTTCGGTTCACCAGTTTCCATGGGGGAATGGGCTTGCGCTGGCTGCCAGGAAGCGAACAGCAGCGATATTGCCGCTATAAAAAACATAATCTGAAGCGGAATTTCCCCGGCTGAAAATCGCCGACGCGTTTGTGGCTGGCCGGGAGCGCTCACAGGGATGTGAGCGCAGGGCGGGAGCTGCTGGGAGGCAGCATACCGCCCGCGCCCGAAAGGCAGCCGCAAGAAGCGGAAGGTACCGCGAAAGCGGCGATTTTATGGCCGGTCGCGGGGGGTGTTGGGGGGATGGCGATTCATCCCCCCAACGCGCTCTGGGTGCCGATATCCATATAAAAATAATGAACATGAAAGAGCGCAACCTGCATCGGCATTACATATGGATATCTGCTTGCGAGAGTTCATCTGAAATCAGGTGAAGGTTCCGTTCACTTGCGTTTAGCAGAATATAGCTCGTACACCACACGTGAACGGGTAAAGGGGCTGTACCGACGGCCCCTTTACAATCCCAGCGGCCCCAGACGAAACCGGTGCTTCGCACTGCGTTCACCTGCGTTCCGCGCTGACTGCGGCGTCGCGACTCGACATCCCTGTCTCTACGCGTTTCAATCCGCCATCCCTGGCGGCCTGGCCTGGTCAGTCGGACTTCGGCTCACCGGTTTCCATGGGGGAGCGGGCCTGCGCTGGTATTCAGGTAACGAACAGCAGCAATTCTGTGGCTGTAAAAAGTCATAATCTGAAGCGACATTCCCCCGGCTGAAAATCGCCGACGCGTTTGCGGCTGACCGGGAGCGGTCACAGGGATGTGAGCGCAGGACGGGAGCTGCATGGATATTGTGTACATATAAGAGCGCAACCAATACCGGAGCTACATATAGATATCTGCCAGCAGCAGCCTGTCTGGGATATGGCAAAGTTCCGTTCACTTGCGTTTAGCAGAATATAGCCCGTACACCACACGTGAACGGGTAAATGGGCTGTACCGACAGCCCCTTTACAATCCCAGCGGCCCCAGAAGAAACCGGTGCTTCGCACTGCGTTCACCTGCGTTCCGCGCTGACTGCGGCGTCGCGACTCGACATCCCTGTCTCTACGCGTTTCAGTCCGCCATCCCTGGCGGCCTGGCCTGGTCAGTCGGACTTCGGCTCACCGGTTTCCATGGGGGAGCGGGCCTGCGCTGGTATTCAGGTAACGAACAGCAGCAATTCTGTGGCTGTAAAAAGTCATAATCTGAAGCGACATTCCCCCGGCTGAAAATCGCCGACGCGTTTGTGGCTGGCCGGGAGCGCTCACAGGGATGTGAGCGCAGGGCGGGAGCTGCATGGAAAAAAATGCCGGGAGCATTTTTTAACGACGCTTGCGTCGGCCCCGCAGGGGCGAGTGTCAGGGATGAGACGAGTAAACAGCATACCGCCCGTGCCCGAAAGGCAGCCGCAAGAAGCGGAGGGAACTGCGCAGCAGCGATTTTGTGGCCGGTCGCCCGGGAGTGCAGAGGGCGGCGGCGACTGAGCCGCCCTTTGCGCGCTCTGGGTGCCATTCGCGATATGGATATTACGTATCAGAAAGAGCGCAACCAGCATCGGAGTGACATACAGAAATTGGCCAGCAGCAACAGGCAGCCGCAAGAAGCGGGAGGGGACTGCGCAGCAGCGATTTTGTGGCCGGTCGCCGGGGAGTGAAGAGGGCGGCGGTGATGGAGCCGCCCTTTGCGCGCTCTGGGTACCGTGATTAAGTCAGGCTTTCCACTTATAAGAGCGCAACCAATACCGGAGCTACATACAGATATCTGCCTGCGGGATCATCTATTAATACCCGGCGAAAGATCCCCACGCCCGGACAGCGCGGGGATAAAGCGGACTCAAACTATCGGCTTACGCAGCATACTCAAAATAAACAACGCAGCGGCAACCAGCACTACAGAAGGCCCCGCCGGCGTATCGTACCAGGCGGAGAAGGCGAGACCGCCGGTAACCGCCAGCATGCCAACGACAACCGCGATCCCTGCCATCTGCTCCGGTGTGCGGGAAAAACGGCGGGCGGTGGCTGCTGGGATGATAAGCAACGATGTAATAATCAGTGCGCCGACAAACTTCATCGCTACCCCGATGGTTAATGCCGTCACCAGCATAAGCAATAGCTTAACCCGCTGGATCTTCACACCGTCGACAAAAGCCAGATCGGCGCTGATGGTCATCGCCAACAGGCTGCGCCATTGCCAGCACAACAAAGCGACCACAACCACTACGCCAATGGCGATAGCTATCAGGTCTTCTGGAGACACGGCCAGCAGATCGCCAAACAGGTAAGCCATTAAGTCTACCCGCACGTTCGACATCAGACTTACGACCACCAGGCCTAGCGACAACGCGCTATGGGCCATAATCCCCAGCAACGTATCGACCGCTAACTGCGGGCGGCGTTCCAGCCAGACCAGGCCCAAAGCCAGTAACAGCGTAACGACGATAACTGCGTAAAAAGGTGAAACGTTAAATAGCAGGCCAAATGCCACCCCAAGCAGCGAGGCATGGGCAAGGGTATCGCCAAAATAGGACATCCGCCGCCAGACCACGAAAGACCCCAGCGGGCCGGCGGCACAGGCCAGCATCATCCCGGCCAGCCAGCCGGGAAGCAGTAATTCAATCATAATTGTCCCTTATCCGAACGCAGGTCTATACGCCCGCTAAATGCCTGATGACGGGCATGATGCCCATGATGATGGCGATAAAAACCTATCTGCTCAGCGCCCAGTGGGCCAAACATAGAGATAAATTCGGGATGAGAAGAGACAATCTCGGGCGTGCCGGAACAGCAGATATGGTGGTTCAGGCATAGCACTTCGTCGGTTTTAGCCATGACCAGGTGCAGGTCGTGTGAAACCATGAGCACGCCGCAATTAAGCTCATTGCGCAACTGGTTTATCAGGTCGTACAGCGCCATCTGGCCATTTACATCCACTCCCTGAGTGGGTTCATCCAGCACCAGTAATTGCGGGCGATTAAGCAAAGCGCGAGCGAGTAATACGCGCTGCATCTCGCCGCCGGAAAGCTTCTGTAAAGGGGCATCGATTAAATGACCTGCATGTACCCGCGCCAGGGCCGGAGCTACCTCTGCACGTTTTACGCCAGGTCTCATTCGCATAAAGTGGCTGACAGGCAGCGGCAGCGTACTGTCGAGCTGGAGTTTTTGCGGTACATACCCAATGCGCAAATTTTTCTCTCGCTTGATAGTTCCGCTGCTGGGTGCTACCAGCCCCAGGACTACCCGAACCAGGGTCGATTTCCCGGCACCATTTGGCCCGAGCAAAGTCAGAATTCTTCCTGCATGAAGGGAGAGCGAAATCTCCGACAGCACGCGGCGTTGGCCGAAAGCGACGGCCACATTTTCCAGAGTTACCAGTGAGGACATGTCATTTAAGGATTGCGGAAGTTGTTAAATGTTATAATATCACATTCCTCAGTGAGACAACCATCACCAATCAGGAATTGACGTATTATGTTACATTTAAAGACGTTTCTTTGCGCTATGTGCGCAACGGCACTGTGGGGCGGTGTAATGGCTCCGGCACAGTCAGCCGTTGTAACCTCCATAAAACCCTTGGGGTTTATCGCTTCAGCTATCGCCGATGGGGTCACTTCCACTGAGGTTTTACTGCCAGATGGTGCCTCAGAGCATGATTATGCACTACGTCCGTCAGATGTAAAACGCTTACAAAGCGCGGACTTAGTTGTATGGGTCGGACCTGAGATGGAAGCCTTCATGACGAAATCAGTTGCCCAACTTCCGGCGCAAAAATCCATGGCGCTTTCAGAACTGCCTGATGTGAAACCGCTGTTATTAAAAGGCGATGATGATGAGCACCATGATCACGGTCACGAAAACGATGGCGCGGCAAACCGTGACGCCGATCACCATCATGGGCAGTACAACCTTCACATCTGGTTATCCCCAGAGATAGCGCGGCTTTCAGCGGTTGCAATACATCAAAAATTAGTGGAAGTTATGCCGCAAAGTCGAACCAAATTAGACGCCAACCTGAAGCGTTTTGAGGCACAATTAGCCGCGACCGATAAACAGGTTGGTAACGAGCTGGCACCGCTCAAGGGAAAAGGGTATTTCGTATTTCATGACGCCTATGGCTACTACGAAAAACATTACGGACTTACCCCGCTTGGCCACTTTACCGTCAACCCCGAAATACAGCCTGGTGCGCAGCGTTTACATGAAATAAGAACAGAGCTGGTTGAGCAAAAAGCGACTTGCGTTTTTGCTGAGCCACAATTCAGGCCAGCGGTTATCGCGGCGGTGGCCCGAGGAACATCAGTGCGCTCCGGCACTCTGGATCCCCTCGGTATCGACGTGAAGCTCGGGAAAGACAGCTACATGCAGTTTATCACCGGGATGGCAAACCAATATTCAAGCTGCCTGAAGGGAGAATAACGAGGAACCGATTACGTGCAACAGATAGCCCGTTCTGTCGCCCTGGCATTTAACAACTTACCGCGGCCCCATCGAGTGATGTTGGGGTCGCTCACCGTTCTCACCCTCGCGGTTTCGGTCTGGCGTCCCTATATCTACCATCCGGACGCTGCGCCTATCGTCAGAACTATTCAGCTTGAACGCAACGAGATTCGCTCTCTGCTGCCGGAGGCCAGTGAGCCTATCGATCAGTCAGGCGCAGACGATCTCGACGATGCGCCGCCGCAGGATGAACTGGACGATAAGACTTCTGGTGAGGCTGGAGTTCATGAGTATGTTGTTTCTACCGGCGATACCTTAAGCAGCATTCTGAATCAGTATGGTATCGACATGAGCGATATCAGCCAGCTGGCGAATGTAGATAAAGACCTGCGTGGCATGAAAATTGGCCAACAGCTCTCCTGGACGCTGACCGCCGATGGTGATTTACAGCGTCTCACCTGGGAGATGTCGCGCCGCGAAACCCGCACCTACGATCGCGTGGGTAATGGTTTCAAAATGACGAAAGAAACCCAACAAGGCGACTGGACTAACAGCGTACTCAGTGGGCGCGTTAACGGCAGCTTTGTGGATAGCGCGCGGGCGGCAGGGCTGACCAGCACCGAAGTTAACGCTGTTATCAAATCGCTGCAATGGCAGATGGACTTCCGTAAGCTGCGCAAAGGCGATCAGTTCTCAGTGCTGATGTCTCGTGAAATGCTTGATGGTAAGCGTGAGCAGAGCGAGCTGGTTGGGGTGCGTTTACGTACCGGCGGTAAAGATTATTACGCTATCCGTGCCGAAGACGGTAAGTTCTATGACCGCAGCGGTTCCGGCCTGGCGAAAGGGTTCCTGCGTTTCCCGACCAACCGCCAGTTCCGCGTGTCGTCTAACTTCAATCCGCGTCGCGTTAACCCGGTTACCGGGCGCGTTGCGCCGCACCGCGGCGTTGATTTCGCGGTGCCTCAGGGTACTCCGGTGCTTTCAGTTGGTGATGGTGAAGTGGTTACCGCCAAGCGCAGCGGCGCTGCGGGGTACTATGTGGCGGTACGTCACGGTCGTACATACACCACGCGCTACATGCACTTAAAACGTATTCTGGTTAAGCCGGGTCAGAAAGTTAAGCGTGGTGAGCGTATCGCGCTTTCCGGAAATACCGGGCGTTCTACCGGTCCGCATCTGCACTATGAAGTATGGATTAACCAGCAGGCGGTTAACCCACTGACGGCTAAACTGCCGCGCACCGAAGGCCTGAGTGGCTCGGATCGCAGCGATTATCTGGCCCAGGTAAAACAGGTAGTACCTCAGTTAACCTTTAACTGATTACCGGGCTAATCTAAGGCCGGCGCTTATCGCGCCGGCTTTTTATTTTGTGCATGAATCTTTACACCGCTAGAATAGCTTCAAACAGCGTTTTATATATCAGGGCCTGATCCCGAGAATGAGCATGGAAACAGAGAAAAAATCCGCGGTAGAGTTTATCCCGAAATTTAAATCTTCCTTTTTAAAGCCCAAATATTGGGGCACCTGGCTGGGACTTATTTCGTTTGCTTCTGTGGCTATGCTGCCACCTGCGGTACGCGATCCAATCCTTGGTTCGCTCGGCCGTCTGGCGGGGAAATTTGCCAAGACCGCCCGCCGACGGGCGCGTATTAACCTGGAATATTGCTTCCCTGAATGGACCGATGAACATCGCCAGCAGGTGCTGGACCAGATGTACACCACCGCGCCGCAGTCGATGGCGCTGATGGCTGAGCTGGTGTTACGTTCCCCAGAGCGGGTATTGAAGCGCGTGACCTGGCACAATAAGGAAATTATCGACCAGATGAAGGCGGACAACGAGCGCGTTATCTTCCTGGTGCCCCACGGCTGGGCGGTAGACGTGCCGGCGATGCTGATGGCGGCCAGCGGCCAGAAAATGGCGGCGATGTTCCATAATCAGGACAATGAAGTATTCGACTATGTATGGAACCTGGCCCGTCGCCACTTTGGCGGACGGATGCATGCCCGTGATGACGGCATTAAACCATTTATCAGTTCGGTGCGTCAGGGTTATTGGGGCTACACGCTGCCGGACCAGGACCACGGTGCAGAACACAGTGAGTTTGTTGATTTCTTTGCCACCTATAAAGCGACTCTGCCTGCAATCGGGCGCCTGATGAAGCTGTGCCGGGCGCGCGTTGTGCCGCTGTTTCCGGTTTATAACGGTAAGACTCATCGTCTGGATATCTATATCCATCCGCCAATGGATGACCTGCGTGAGGCCGATGATAAAACCATCGCTCGTCGCATGAATGAAGAGGTTGAGCTGTTTGTCACGCCGCATCCGGAGCAATACACCTGGATTCTTAAGCTGCTCAAAACCCGTCGTTATGGGGATATTAAGCCTTACAAACCGCATGAGCGGTTTGGTATCGACTAACACTTGCTATAAGTGATCTCAGTTTTTGCCGCATAAAAAGCCCGCATCAGATGCGGGCTTTTCGTTTTACCAGCCGGATAATCGAGCCATGATGCAATGTGCAAAGCGGCCCGGCGATAGCGAAATTACTCTACGGTCATGGTGCGCACGGTATTGGTGCTGCCTACGGTACCCATGGCGTCGCCCTGAGTCACGATAACCAGGTCACCTGACAGCAGGTAGCCTTTATCGCGCAGCAGATTAACTGCGGCGGTGGCAGCAACTACCCCATCGGTCTGTGGGTCGAAGAATACCGGAGTAACGCCGCGATACAGCGCCGTCAGGTTCAGCGTGCGCTCGTGGCGGGACAGAGAGAAGAT
This genomic interval from Salmonella enterica subsp. enterica serovar Choleraesuis contains the following:
- a CDS encoding high-affinity zinc ABC transporter substrate-binding protein, coding for MAPAQSAVVTSIKPLGFIASAIADGVTSTEVLLPDGASEHDYALRPSDVKRLQSADLVVWVGPEMEAFMTKSVAQLPAQKSMALSELPDVKPLLLKGDDDEHHDHGHENDGAANRDADHHHGQYNLHIWLSPEIARLSAVAIHQKLVEVMPQSRTKLDANLKRFEAQLAATDKQVGNELAPLKGKGYFVFHDAYGYYEKHYGLTPLGHFTVNPEIQPGAQRLHEIRTELVEQKATCVFAEPQFRPAVIAAVARGTSVRSGTLDPLGIDVKLGKDSYMQFITGMANQYSSCLKGE
- the znuB gene encoding zinc ABC transporter permease, which encodes MIELLLPGWLAGMMLACAAGPLGSFVVWRRMSYFGDTLAHASLLGVAFGLLFNVSPFYAVIVVTLLLALGLVWLERRPQLAVDTLLGIMAHSALSLGLVVVSLMSNVRVDLMAYLFGDLLAVSPEDLIAIAIGVVVVVALLCWQWRSLLAMTISADLAFVDGVKIQRVKLLLMLVTALTIGVAMKFVGALIITSLLIIPAATARRFSRTPEQMAGIAVVVGMLAVTGGLAFSAWYDTPAGPSVVLVAAALFILSMLRKPIV
- the znuC gene encoding zinc import ATP-binding protein ZnuC; this translates as MSSLVTLENVAVAFGQRRVLSEISLSLHAGRILTLLGPNGAGKSTLVRVVLGLVAPSSGTIKREKNLRIGYVPQKLQLDSTLPLPVSHFMRMRPGVKRAEVAPALARVHAGHLIDAPLQKLSGGEMQRVLLARALLNRPQLLVLDEPTQGVDVNGQMALYDLINQLRNELNCGVLMVSHDLHLVMAKTDEVLCLNHHICCSGTPEIVSSHPEFISMFGPLGAEQIGFYRHHHGHHARHQAFSGRIDLRSDKGQL
- the lpxM gene encoding lipid A biosynthesis myristoyltransferase; protein product: METEKKSAVEFIPKFKSSFLKPKYWGTWLGLISFASVAMLPPAVRDPILGSLGRLAGKFAKTARRRARINLEYCFPEWTDEHRQQVLDQMYTTAPQSMALMAELVLRSPERVLKRVTWHNKEIIDQMKADNERVIFLVPHGWAVDVPAMLMAASGQKMAAMFHNQDNEVFDYVWNLARRHFGGRMHARDDGIKPFISSVRQGYWGYTLPDQDHGAEHSEFVDFFATYKATLPAIGRLMKLCRARVVPLFPVYNGKTHRLDIYIHPPMDDLREADDKTIARRMNEEVELFVTPHPEQYTWILKLLKTRRYGDIKPYKPHERFGID
- a CDS encoding murein DD-endopeptidase MepM; amino-acid sequence: MQQIARSVALAFNNLPRPHRVMLGSLTVLTLAVSVWRPYIYHPDAAPIVRTIQLERNEIRSLLPEASEPIDQSGADDLDDAPPQDELDDKTSGEAGVHEYVVSTGDTLSSILNQYGIDMSDISQLANVDKDLRGMKIGQQLSWTLTADGDLQRLTWEMSRRETRTYDRVGNGFKMTKETQQGDWTNSVLSGRVNGSFVDSARAAGLTSTEVNAVIKSLQWQMDFRKLRKGDQFSVLMSREMLDGKREQSELVGVRLRTGGKDYYAIRAEDGKFYDRSGSGLAKGFLRFPTNRQFRVSSNFNPRRVNPVTGRVAPHRGVDFAVPQGTPVLSVGDGEVVTAKRSGAAGYYVAVRHGRTYTTRYMHLKRILVKPGQKVKRGERIALSGNTGRSTGPHLHYEVWINQQAVNPLTAKLPRTEGLSGSDRSDYLAQVKQVVPQLTFN